The genomic window CGCTGCTTCTCCTACGATCAAGCGGGCAGAGGCCAGATTGCTCACCGGATGCAACACTTCCCCGCGGCGCACCAATAACTGTCCACTCGCCGCTTTGATGATCGGCGCGTCACCGGGATCGGGTTCTGGCTTGAGCCACGCGAGGGCGCTCGCCCCAACGCACATCAATACACTGATCGCCACTCCAACCTGAAACGCTTTGCGCCTTCTGCCTAGTGGATCGTGGAGCATGCGTTCGTCGCCAAGCGCTAAGCCCAACTCCAATCGCCGTTGCAGAAATTTGAATCCTGATACCTGAGCCTTGGTAGTGGGGCGCACCGGGAGTTGGCGCATGGTTCCTCCTCGTTTTTGAGTCCTCTCTTTAGGAATTGGACGCAAAAACCGTTGCGGAGGTTCCCGAATTTCCTATATCTCTCGGATCGCCCTCGTTTGCGCTGCGCGTGCGGCAAGTTCTTCGTCCGCGGGATAGTCCACCTGCACGAGGCTGAGCCCCTTTGCTGGAGCGACGGGGACGTTGTTAGAACGCCGCGATTCATCTAAGAGCTTGGCCGTGAAGTCATCGCTACGGCGCCCCTCCCCCACCACGAGGCACGCGCCGACCAGCGAGCGCACCATGGACCAGCAGAAGGCATCGGCTTGCACCCTCGCCTCGTAGAGCTGCGGCTCCTCCGGGGTGGAAATGTCGTGCCAAGTGAACACCTGCAGTTCACGAATGGTGGTGGCGCCCTCGCGGTGTTTGCAGAAGGCAGCGAAGTCATGCAGGCCGATCAGCGCCTGAGCCGCATCGTTCATTCGTTGCGCATCTACGGGCTTCGCCCACGTTGCGGTGTCAGTGGTGCGGGTAGGTAGCGCTCCGCGCGGGTGAGTGGTGATCCGGTAGCGATAATGCCTCGCGAGTGCGGAGAAGCGGGCGTCGAATCCTTCGGGTGCGCGCTCACATGCATGAATGCGCACGTCTTCTGGCATGAGTCTTGCTAGTCGACGCACCAGCCGACGAGGATCACCGTTGATGCTTCGGGTTTGAAGTGCCTCTTCAGGAATATCGAAGTGCGCCACCTGCCCCGTGGCATGGACTCCCGCGTCTGTACGCCCTGCGACACTCAACTCGATGGGATGACGCAAGATGAGCGAAAGGTTATCTTCCACGACTTTTTGCACCGTGCGGATATCCTGGTTGCCTTGCCTCGCCCATCCGTGGAAATTACTGCCGTCGTATGCGAGGTCAAGTCGGAGTCGAATCACAGCTCCGCCTTCGCCTTCGTGCGCAGTACCGTCGCGAACATGAGCATCCATAGCGCACCGCTATCGATCGCGATGTGCTGGAACAGCCCGTAGCTTGACGGCGGCGGACTCAAGATAAATAGTAGGTAGCCCGCGATGGACGCAAGCAAAAATAGCAGCGTAATGATGCTCTGTGCCTTGTTCAACAACGGTACCGAAGGCTCATTGAGCAAAGGCTGATACTTTATTCCAGCCCACGCGTTGCGTGCCATGAGCACCCACAGTGCAATGCACCCGCCGGCGAAGAGCACCTGGTGCAGTACTTCGCCATCATTCACATCCACCATGCCGTTGAGAACAAACGCTATGCCCATAAGAGCCAAGGCGAAAGCGTTGGTGATTACTCCTTTGATTGGGGCGCGCTTCGATGCCGCACCTCGTCTATCCACCCCTACGCTGCGCAGCAGGGTTGCGGCACCAAGCAGCAGGAATCCCGCCGAGACCATACCGATGATGTAAAAGACGTGACCTGGGCTGCAGACTACGCGAGGCATGGTTGCTTCGGAAAGCACCTGGCATTCTCGTGCGCCCAAGTCTGATATGTACATGGTGCTGGCCTGGTATACGCCGTCCCACATGAACATGGTGATGATCTGGCCTAGCCACAGCAAGATGGTTGCGGCAAAGAGCATCATCGATGCGCTGCGAAGCTTTTTCATGAGATTATCCCTTGTTGCACTTATGTGTAGCTCAAGAATACAAAAAGGGGTCGGAGTCATCGCTGACCCCGACCCTGCTTTTATGCGAAGGAATTACTACTCTTCTGCTTCCTCAGCCTGAGCTTCGGTTGCTTCTGCTTCAGTAACCTCGGTGTTTTCCTCGGCCTTAGTCTCCTCTGCGGGAGCTTCTTCCTTAGCTTCGGCTTCCTTGGAGGCCGCTGCGCGTGCTGCACGGGTGGCCTCGTTGGAGACGGTTTCTTCAAGCACCAGGGAGATCTGGCTCATGGGAGCGTTGTCGCCCTTGCGGTTCTCGAGCTTCACGATGCGGGTATAACCGCCTTCGCGGCCCTCGAATTGAGGTGCGAGGTTGTCAAAGAGGTGCTTGACAACGTCCTTGTTGTTGACGAACTTCAGCACGTTGCGGCGGTCGGCGATGGTGCCGGACTTAGCCTTGGTGATCAGCTTCTCTGCGTAGGGACGCAGCATTTTTGCCTTGGCATCGGTGGTCTTGATGGCACCGTGCTCAAACAGCTGTGCCGCGAGGTTGGACAGAATGTGCTTCTGGTGGCTCGCGGAACCGCCGAGGCGGGCGCCCTTCTTAGGGGTAGGCATAGTGTTCTCCTCGTTTACGGGTGATGTGAGCGCTAGTGGCCGACGTTGATCGGCCGGGGGCTTTTACTCGGAATCTTCCGGATCCGTGTCCACGTAGTCGCCGGTGGCGGCGTCGTAGCCCTCGAGCTGCGTGGGATCGAAGTCCTCAGGAGCGTCCTTCAAGGTCAGTCCCAAACCGGAAAGCTTGATCTTGACCTCGTTGATCGACTTCTGGCCGAAGTTGCGGATGTCCAGCAAATCCGACTCGGTGCACTCTGCGAGTTCACCGACGGTGTGGATGTCCTGGCGCTTCAGGCAGTTGTAGGACCGAACGGAGAAGTTCAGGTCCTCGATCGGGGTGCTGTAGGCGGCAATGTACTCGGTCTCCTGTGGGGAGGGGCCGATCTCGATACCCTCCGCGGCGGTGTTGAGCTCGCGAGCAAGGCCAAAGAGCTCAACCAGAGTCTTGCCTGCCGACGCCAGGGCGTCGCGGGGAGCCATGGAGTTCTTGGTCTCTACGTCGATGATGAGCTTGTCAAAGTCGGTGCGCTGCTCAACACGAGTAGCTTCCACTTTGTAGCTCACCTTCAGCACTGGCGAGTAAATCTGATCCACCGGGATACGGCCGATTTCAGCGGAACCTGAGTACAGGGTCGCGGGGACGTAGCCGCGGCCACGCTCAACAATCATCTCGATTTCAAGGCTGCCCTGCTCATTGAGGGAAGCGATGTGAAGATCAGGATTGTGGATCTCAACACCGGCGGGCGGCTCAATGGTGCCAGCGGTTACCTCGCCCGGGCCTTCGGCGCGCAGGTACATGACGACCGGCTCATCGGAGTCGGAAGACAGCACCAGACCCTTGATGTTCAGGATGATGTCAGAGACATCTTCCTTGACACCGTTAATGGTGGTGAACTCGTGCAGCACGCCGTCGATCTTCACGCTGGTGACAGCAGCACCAGGAATGGAGGACAGCAGGGTGCGACGCAGCGAGTTGCCGAGGGTGTAGCCGAAGCCCGGCTCGAGCGGCTCAATGATGAAGCGCGAACGAGCGGAATCCACATACTCTTCGGTGAGAGTAGGGCGTTGAGAAATGAGCATGAAGAGGACTCTCCTTGAGGTGACGACCGCTATTTGACGTCTGTGGACGGAAAGGAATTTCGAGTTGAAGTAAAGCTGTGGCGCTTGCACGCCACACGGCGCTATTACTTCGAGTAAAGCTCGACGATGAGCTGCTCTTGCAGCGGCACGTCGATCTGAGCGCGCTCGGGCAGCTGGTGCACGAGGATGCGCAGGGTAGCAGGCACAACCTGCAGCCATGCAGGAACGACTGCGTCGACCAGGTTCTCCTGAGCCTCTTCGAACCACACCATCTTCTGCGACTTTTCGCGCACATCGATGATGTCGTACTGGGAGACACGGAAGGAAGGAACGTTGACCTTCTTACCGTTCACCAGGAAGTGCCCGTGGGACACGAGCTGGCGAGCCTGACGGCGGGTGCGCGCGAGACCTGCGCGGTACACGACGTTGTCCAGGCGGGACTCGAGCAGGATAACCAGGTTGTCACCGGTCTTGCCGGGCAGGCGGTTAGCTTCTGCGTAGTAACGACGGAACTGCTTTTCCAGCACGCCGTAGGTAAAACGAGCCTTCTGCTTCTCCTGGAGCTGCAGGAGGTACTCAGACTCTTTGATGCGGGCGCGCCCAGCCTGCCCCGGAGGGTAGGGACGACGCTCGAACGCCATGTCTCCGCCGACGAGGTCGACGCGGAGGCGGCGGGACTTACGGGTTACAGGGCCGGTATAACGAGCCATAGTAAGTTACCTTTCCTTTCTTAAACGCGACGACGCTTCGGTGGACGGCAGCCATTGAAGGGCTGAGGGGTGACGTCGGTGATCGACGAAACCTCAAGGCCGGCAGCCTGCAGAGAACGAATTGCGGTTTCGCGGCCCGAACCGGGGCCCTTGACGAACACGTCAACCTTCTTCATGCCGTGGTCCATTGCCTTGCGGGCAGCGTTTTCTGCAGCGAGCTGCGCAGCGAACGGGGTGGACTTACGGGAGCCCTTGAAGCCAACGTGGCCGGAGGACGCCCAAGCGATCACAGCACCGGAGGGGTCCGTGATGGACACGATGGTGTTGTTGAAGGTGGACTTGATGTATGCGTGGCCCTGGGCCACATTCTTCTTTACGACGCGACGGCCGGTACGGCGTGCGCCACTACGTGCTTTTGGAGGCATGAATTACTTCTTCTTTCCGGCGATCGTCTTCTTCGGACCCTTACGCGTACGAGCGTTGGTCTTGGTGCGCTGACCACGAACGGGCAGGCCACGACGGTGGCGCAGGCCCTGGTAGGAGCCAATCTCAATCTTGCGACGAATATCAGCCTGCACCTGGCGGCGGAGGTCACCTTCGACCTTCCAGCTTGCTTCGATAACGTCACGAAGAGCAGAAAGCTGCTCGTCGCTCAAGTTGTCGGTGCGCAGATCCGGGGAGATGCCGGTCTCTTCGAGCAGAGTGGCGGCACGGGCGGGGCCGATGCCGTAGATGTAGGTGAGTGCGACTTCCATGCGCTTATTGCGCGGGAGGTCGACTCCAGCTAGACGTGCCATGTGGCAGTACCTTTCCGGTTGTTACGATGGTTTTCTCCATGCTCACCCTCGCACGGGACATACGCTTTGCCCGGTCGGTGCCGGACGATGGGCATGTGGTGTATGCGAGGCTCCAGCCACCGTCGCTGGAGGTATCCATCACCCACGAAAATCGCGGGCTTGAGAGCATGAAGGCTGAAAAGTTTGCTTACTTGTAGCGGTAAACGATTCGGCCACGGTTGAGGTCGTAGGGCGAAAGCTCTACTACCACGCGATCCTCAGGAAGGATGCGGATGTAGTGCTGGCGCATTTTGCCACTGATGTGAGCAAGCACCTTGTGCCCATTATCGAGCTCGACGCGGAACATTGCGTTGGGCAAGGGTTCGATAATTCGACCCTCAACCTCGATTGCGCCTTCCTTAGCCATAGCCTCCACTTTCGCGAACCCGGAACCGGACAAAAGCCCAGCTCAAGGGGTTCAAAGTTTAGTTTGTTTACCTAGCGCACGCGCATCTGCACGCACACCAACGATCAACAGTACACTTAAGCTGCGAAAATGCCAAACGCCCCCTCCCTCACATTCGGAGGGATGGGGCGCGGGAGGCGTCGAAAAGCTTAGAAGACGTAAACGATGTCGCCGTTTTGGAGTGTATCGAAGTACTTCACCGAATCGTCATGACGCAGGTGGATGCAGCCGTGAGAAGCGATATTCGGGTCACCCTCGTGGAACGCAATGCCGTTATCGGTGAAGTACACCGCGTTGGGCATAGGGGCGTTGTTGAACTCGCGAGAGACTTCGTCTTTCACCTTACGGTTCACGACATGCTTGCCCTTTGGCGTCTCATAACCTGCGCGGCCGGAAGAAATCGGCACAGGACCGTAGGTAATCTTGCCGTCCTTTTGCAACCAAGACTCTTGTTTGCCCAGATCAATGCAAGCGTCGGCATAAGCAGGGCAAGGATTATTCGGCGTAACCGGCTCAACAACGCGCGGCTGCGGAGCCGGCTGCGTGCGCTGGGCAATGAGACCCGGGAAGAAGGCTTCAACCGTAGAATCAATGGCAATCAATGCCTGCTCGCGAAGCTGCGGAGGAAGAGCCTGTGCCTGGGTGCGCAACGCATCGCGGAGCTGCCAAGCAGCATCACGGGAGACGTTGCCGAACTGGGCAAGCTGATCATTGATCTGTTGGTTCAGATCAGCGGAAGACTGGGAAACGCCTGCCGGCAACTGGATTACCTGATCCAGGCCGGGAACCTTCGGCAGAGCAAGTTCCAATGCGGAAGCGGTGGGCTGCTGGGACGCGATCAACGCGGCGCTGGTAGCCGCAGTGCCAAGAACGGCGGCGGCGCGGCGACGCGTCTTCGAAGGCTTTGCATGGCGTGGCTTATAAGACATGGCAGCTACTATAGACCCTTTCATTTCCGATCCCCGCATTTCACGCCCGGGGTGAGCTGTCTTTTTGGTCACCAAACGTAGCACGGATGGTGAATACTTCGCTCGCTATTCAGCTCGCGGCGTCAAGATCCGCGGGCCATCAGCGGTGGCAGCAACGGTGTGTTCCCAGTGCGCAGCGCAAGAATCATCGTCGCTCACCACCGTCCAGTCGTCCTCCAACACGTAGGAATCAACGGAACCGAGCGTGAGCATCGGTTCGATCGCGAGCACCGACCCTTCCTGGATCCGAGGCCCCTTGCCTGGCTTGCCTTCATTTTCCAAATAAGGATCCTCGTGCATGGTGCGTCCAATTCCATGGCCACCGTAACCGTCCACGATCCCTAGGCTTACGCCGAATCGTTGCTCGGCGGTACGAGTAGCCTGTTCAAGCGCGTGCGAAACGTCGGTGAGGCGATTGCCCGGAATCATGGCTTTCATGCCTTCATAGAGCACAAATTCCGTTGCTTTGTTCAGTGCCTCCACATCTGCTTCGAGCTCGCCAATGCCAAAGCTGATGGCGGAGTCACCCACCCATCCGTCCAGAGTGGCACCGCAATCGATCGACACAAGATCACCGGGGCGCAAAATTTTCCGGCTATTGGGAATACCATGCACGATTTCTTCATTTACAGAAGCGCACACCGACGCTGGGAAACCCTGATACCCCAAGAATGTCGGGGTTGCTCCATGAGATCGGATCACTTCCTCGGCGATCCGATCAAGGTCCAGGGTGCTCATACCTGGCTCGGCGGCCTTTCGCACCGCAAGCAGTGCCTCCCCCACTACTCTGCCGGCGGCTTCCATCGCTTCGAGTTCGGCCAGTGTTTTCGCAGCAATAGCTTTGTGTTTTTTCCTAAATGCCATTTCGGTCCTTCTAATGTTGGTGCAATACGCAAAACACCGAGGTCAGCATGGAGCCTTACCTC from Corynebacterium gerontici includes these protein-coding regions:
- the rpsD gene encoding 30S ribosomal protein S4, with the translated sequence MARYTGPVTRKSRRLRVDLVGGDMAFERRPYPPGQAGRARIKESEYLLQLQEKQKARFTYGVLEKQFRRYYAEANRLPGKTGDNLVILLESRLDNVVYRAGLARTRRQARQLVSHGHFLVNGKKVNVPSFRVSQYDIIDVREKSQKMVWFEEAQENLVDAVVPAWLQVVPATLRILVHQLPERAQIDVPLQEQLIVELYSK
- the infA gene encoding translation initiation factor IF-1 → MAKEGAIEVEGRIIEPLPNAMFRVELDNGHKVLAHISGKMRQHYIRILPEDRVVVELSPYDLNRGRIVYRYK
- the rpsM gene encoding 30S ribosomal protein S13 — its product is MARLAGVDLPRNKRMEVALTYIYGIGPARAATLLEETGISPDLRTDNLSDEQLSALRDVIEASWKVEGDLRRQVQADIRRKIEIGSYQGLRHRRGLPVRGQRTKTNARTRKGPKKTIAGKKK
- the rplQ gene encoding 50S ribosomal protein L17, producing the protein MPTPKKGARLGGSASHQKHILSNLAAQLFEHGAIKTTDAKAKMLRPYAEKLITKAKSGTIADRRNVLKFVNNKDVVKHLFDNLAPQFEGREGGYTRIVKLENRKGDNAPMSQISLVLEETVSNEATRAARAAASKEAEAKEEAPAEETKAEENTEVTEAEATEAQAEEAEE
- a CDS encoding DUF998 domain-containing protein — encoded protein: MKKLRSASMMLFAATILLWLGQIITMFMWDGVYQASTMYISDLGARECQVLSEATMPRVVCSPGHVFYIIGMVSAGFLLLGAATLLRSVGVDRRGAASKRAPIKGVITNAFALALMGIAFVLNGMVDVNDGEVLHQVLFAGGCIALWVLMARNAWAGIKYQPLLNEPSVPLLNKAQSIITLLFLLASIAGYLLFILSPPPSSYGLFQHIAIDSGALWMLMFATVLRTKAKAEL
- a CDS encoding DNA-directed RNA polymerase subunit alpha, coding for MLISQRPTLTEEYVDSARSRFIIEPLEPGFGYTLGNSLRRTLLSSIPGAAVTSVKIDGVLHEFTTINGVKEDVSDIILNIKGLVLSSDSDEPVVMYLRAEGPGEVTAGTIEPPAGVEIHNPDLHIASLNEQGSLEIEMIVERGRGYVPATLYSGSAEIGRIPVDQIYSPVLKVSYKVEATRVEQRTDFDKLIIDVETKNSMAPRDALASAGKTLVELFGLARELNTAAEGIEIGPSPQETEYIAAYSTPIEDLNFSVRSYNCLKRQDIHTVGELAECTESDLLDIRNFGQKSINEVKIKLSGLGLTLKDAPEDFDPTQLEGYDAATGDYVDTDPEDSE
- the truA gene encoding tRNA pseudouridine(38-40) synthase TruA, with protein sequence MRLRLDLAYDGSNFHGWARQGNQDIRTVQKVVEDNLSLILRHPIELSVAGRTDAGVHATGQVAHFDIPEEALQTRSINGDPRRLVRRLARLMPEDVRIHACERAPEGFDARFSALARHYRYRITTHPRGALPTRTTDTATWAKPVDAQRMNDAAQALIGLHDFAAFCKHREGATTIRELQVFTWHDISTPEEPQLYEARVQADAFCWSMVRSLVGACLVVGEGRRSDDFTAKLLDESRRSNNVPVAPAKGLSLVQVDYPADEELAARAAQTRAIREI
- the rpsK gene encoding 30S ribosomal protein S11, yielding MPPKARSGARRTGRRVVKKNVAQGHAYIKSTFNNTIVSITDPSGAVIAWASSGHVGFKGSRKSTPFAAQLAAENAARKAMDHGMKKVDVFVKGPGSGRETAIRSLQAAGLEVSSITDVTPQPFNGCRPPKRRRV
- a CDS encoding L,D-transpeptidase, with translation MSYKPRHAKPSKTRRRAAAVLGTAATSAALIASQQPTASALELALPKVPGLDQVIQLPAGVSQSSADLNQQINDQLAQFGNVSRDAAWQLRDALRTQAQALPPQLREQALIAIDSTVEAFFPGLIAQRTQPAPQPRVVEPVTPNNPCPAYADACIDLGKQESWLQKDGKITYGPVPISSGRAGYETPKGKHVVNRKVKDEVSREFNNAPMPNAVYFTDNGIAFHEGDPNIASHGCIHLRHDDSVKYFDTLQNGDIVYVF
- the map gene encoding type I methionyl aminopeptidase produces the protein MAFRKKHKAIAAKTLAELEAMEAAGRVVGEALLAVRKAAEPGMSTLDLDRIAEEVIRSHGATPTFLGYQGFPASVCASVNEEIVHGIPNSRKILRPGDLVSIDCGATLDGWVGDSAISFGIGELEADVEALNKATEFVLYEGMKAMIPGNRLTDVSHALEQATRTAEQRFGVSLGIVDGYGGHGIGRTMHEDPYLENEGKPGKGPRIQEGSVLAIEPMLTLGSVDSYVLEDDWTVVSDDDSCAAHWEHTVAATADGPRILTPRAE